One genomic region from Nymphaea colorata isolate Beijing-Zhang1983 chromosome 10, ASM883128v2, whole genome shotgun sequence encodes:
- the LOC116261677 gene encoding rho GTPase-activating protein 7-like isoform X4, whose product MVSCNEDASQMQEHCATSKTTLPFDRPQARANSVFKSGPLFISSKGIGWTSWKKRWFILTRTSLVFFRSDPSALPQKGGEVNLTLGGIDLNSSGSVIVRADKKLLTVSFPNGGDGRGFTLKAETSEDLYEWKAALESALAQAPSAHLVTGHNGIFQNDPADTIEGSLEQWRERRPVKSLVIGRPILLALEDIDGSPSFLEKALRFIEQYGIKVEGILRQAADVEEVELRVQEYEQGKIEFSPDEDAHVVADCVKHVLRELPSSPVPASCCVALLEAYRTSPDLRVDALRDVIFETFPEPNRRLLQRVLKMMHAVSCHKSVNRMSASAVAACMAPLLLRALLAGDCELEGDFDISGDGSSQLLAAAAAANHAHVIVTTLLEEYDSIFGDDSSQRGSCSPDMYTDSEISCSEESMEDHNLESADDGYHGEEDDLDPDDDYEHSGTISESSGNAGSDLYVNKDYSRSNSDADIRNGEQINITAENLMNQAEAPSQHLGVVQENLEHDKVCVASDSELHDRLRKIPSLGSPELDASGLSSPACLTKATSKPTSSSGTTKRPKILGRTGGRRNLSMESINFSSEDEILIQKLQITKNDLESKLAKEAKGNAILEASLERRKQALHERRQMLEQDVCLCVYESVWQDYKSNCKRRETLGQLWRPD is encoded by the exons ATGGTATCGTGCAATGAGGACGCATCTCAG ATGCAGGAACACTGTGCGACATCTAAAACGACTTTACCGTTTGATCGTCCACAGGCACGGGCCAACAGT GTCTTCAAGAGTGGACCGCTTTTCATTTCATCCAAAG GGATAGGATGGACTTCCTGGAAGAAGCGCTGGTTTATCCTAACTCGAACATCATTAGTATTCTTTCGAAGTGACCCT AGTGCCCTGCCCCAAAAAGGTGGTGAAGTAAATTTGACCCTGGGTGGTATAGACCTTAATAGTTCGGGAAG TGTGATCGTCAGGGCTGATAAGAAACTATTGACAGTATCATTTCCTAATGGAGGTGATGGACGGGGGTTCACTCTCAAG GCAGAGACATCGGAAGATTTGTATGAGTGGAAAGCTGCACTGGAAAGTGCTTTGGCTCAAGCACCTAGTGCCCATCTTGTGACGGGTCATAATGGGATTTTTCAGAATGACCCAGCAGATACCATTGAAGGATCTTTGGAACAAT GGAGGGAAAGGCGGCCTGTGAAGTCCTTAGTTATTGGCAGACCCATATTACTTGCACTAGAAGACATTGATGGGAGTCCTTCCTTTTTGGAGAAAGCATTGAGATTCATTGAACAGTATG GAATTAAAGTAGAAGGCATATTAAGACAAGCAGCTGATGTTGAAGAGGTTGAGTTGCGTGTTCAAGAATATGAACAAG GGAAGATTGAGTTTTCTCCTGATGAAGATGCACATGTTGTGGCTGATTGTGTGAAG CATGTTCTTCGGGAGTTGCCTTCATCTCCAGTTCCTGCTTCTTGTTGTGTTGCACTGCTGGAAGCATACC GAACAAGTCCTGACTTGAGGGTTGATGCCTTACGCGATGTGATTTTTGAGACATTTCCAGAGCCTAATCGTCGGCTATTACAGAG GGTGCTCAAGATGATGCATGCTGTTTCTTGCCATAAGTCTGTGAATCGAATGTCAGCATCTGCTGTAGCAGCATGCATGGCACCTCTGCTTCTTCGTGCTCTTTTGGCAGGCGACTGTGAGCTGGAGGGTGATTTTGATATTAGTGGTGATGGTTCTTCTCAACTATTGGCTGCAGCAGCAGCTGCTAATCATGCTCATGTCATCGTGACAACATTACTGGAGGAGTATGATAGTATATTTGGA GATGATAGCTCACAGAGGGGCTCTTGTTCACCTGATATGTACACTGATTCAGAGATCAGTTGCAGTGAGGAGTCAATGGAGGATCACAACCTTGAATCTGCTGATGATGGATATCATGGTGAAGAGGATGACCTTGACCCAGATGATGATTATGAGCATAGTGGAACAATCAGCGAGAGTAGTGGAAATGCAGGCAGTGATCTCTATGTCAATAAG GACTATAGCAGATCCAACTCTGATGCTGATATCAGAAACGGTGAGCAGATAAATATAACAGCGGAGAATTTGATGAATCAAGCTGAAGCCCCATCACAGCATCTTGGTGTTGTTCAGGAGAATCTTGAACATGACAAGGTATGCGTTGCATCTGACAGTGAACTGCATGATCGTTTGAGAAAAATTCCTTCTTTGGGAAGTCCGGAGCTTGATGCATCTGGCCTGAGTTCACCAGCATGCCTTACAAAAGCTACTAGCAAGCCAACTAGCTCTTCAGGCACTACCAAACGACCAAAAATCTTGGGGCGCACAGGT GGAAGAAGGAATCTATCTATGGAGTCCATCAATTTTTCTAGTGAGGATGA GATTTTGATTCAGAAGCTTCAGATCACAAAGAACGATCTTGAAAGCAAACTTGCGAAGGAG gCAAAAGGGAATGCAATCTTAGAAGCAAGCTTGGAGAGAAGAAAGCAAGCTTTACATGAGCGTCGACAAATGCTTGAACAAGATGTATGTCTGTGTGTCTATGAAAGTGT
- the LOC116261677 gene encoding rho GTPase-activating protein 7-like isoform X5 — MVSCNEDASQMQEHCATSKTTLPFDRPQARANSVFKSGPLFISSKGIGWTSWKKRWFILTRTSLVFFRSDPSALPQKGGEVNLTLGGIDLNSSGSVIVRADKKLLTVSFPNGGDGRGFTLKAETSEDLYEWKAALESALAQAPSAHLVTGHNGIFQNDPADTIEGSLEQWRERRPVKSLVIGRPILLALEDIDGSPSFLEKALRFIEQYGIKVEGILRQAADVEEVELRVQEYEQGKIEFSPDEDAHVVADCVKHVLRELPSSPVPASCCVALLEAYRTSPDLRVDALRDVIFETFPEPNRRLLQRVLKMMHAVSCHKSVNRMSASAVAACMAPLLLRALLAGDCELEGDFDISGDGSSQLLAAAAAANHAHVIVTTLLEEYDSIFGDDSSQRGSCSPDMYTDSEISCSEESMEDHNLESADDGYHGEEDDLDPDDDYEHSGTISESSGNAGSDLYVNKDYSRSNSDADIRNGEQINITAENLMNQAEAPSQHLGVVQENLEHDKVCVASDSELHDRLRKIPSLGSPELDASGLSSPACLTKATSKPTSSSGTTKRPKILGRTGGRRNLSMESINFSSEDESFRSQRTILKANLRRRQKGMQS, encoded by the exons ATGGTATCGTGCAATGAGGACGCATCTCAG ATGCAGGAACACTGTGCGACATCTAAAACGACTTTACCGTTTGATCGTCCACAGGCACGGGCCAACAGT GTCTTCAAGAGTGGACCGCTTTTCATTTCATCCAAAG GGATAGGATGGACTTCCTGGAAGAAGCGCTGGTTTATCCTAACTCGAACATCATTAGTATTCTTTCGAAGTGACCCT AGTGCCCTGCCCCAAAAAGGTGGTGAAGTAAATTTGACCCTGGGTGGTATAGACCTTAATAGTTCGGGAAG TGTGATCGTCAGGGCTGATAAGAAACTATTGACAGTATCATTTCCTAATGGAGGTGATGGACGGGGGTTCACTCTCAAG GCAGAGACATCGGAAGATTTGTATGAGTGGAAAGCTGCACTGGAAAGTGCTTTGGCTCAAGCACCTAGTGCCCATCTTGTGACGGGTCATAATGGGATTTTTCAGAATGACCCAGCAGATACCATTGAAGGATCTTTGGAACAAT GGAGGGAAAGGCGGCCTGTGAAGTCCTTAGTTATTGGCAGACCCATATTACTTGCACTAGAAGACATTGATGGGAGTCCTTCCTTTTTGGAGAAAGCATTGAGATTCATTGAACAGTATG GAATTAAAGTAGAAGGCATATTAAGACAAGCAGCTGATGTTGAAGAGGTTGAGTTGCGTGTTCAAGAATATGAACAAG GGAAGATTGAGTTTTCTCCTGATGAAGATGCACATGTTGTGGCTGATTGTGTGAAG CATGTTCTTCGGGAGTTGCCTTCATCTCCAGTTCCTGCTTCTTGTTGTGTTGCACTGCTGGAAGCATACC GAACAAGTCCTGACTTGAGGGTTGATGCCTTACGCGATGTGATTTTTGAGACATTTCCAGAGCCTAATCGTCGGCTATTACAGAG GGTGCTCAAGATGATGCATGCTGTTTCTTGCCATAAGTCTGTGAATCGAATGTCAGCATCTGCTGTAGCAGCATGCATGGCACCTCTGCTTCTTCGTGCTCTTTTGGCAGGCGACTGTGAGCTGGAGGGTGATTTTGATATTAGTGGTGATGGTTCTTCTCAACTATTGGCTGCAGCAGCAGCTGCTAATCATGCTCATGTCATCGTGACAACATTACTGGAGGAGTATGATAGTATATTTGGA GATGATAGCTCACAGAGGGGCTCTTGTTCACCTGATATGTACACTGATTCAGAGATCAGTTGCAGTGAGGAGTCAATGGAGGATCACAACCTTGAATCTGCTGATGATGGATATCATGGTGAAGAGGATGACCTTGACCCAGATGATGATTATGAGCATAGTGGAACAATCAGCGAGAGTAGTGGAAATGCAGGCAGTGATCTCTATGTCAATAAG GACTATAGCAGATCCAACTCTGATGCTGATATCAGAAACGGTGAGCAGATAAATATAACAGCGGAGAATTTGATGAATCAAGCTGAAGCCCCATCACAGCATCTTGGTGTTGTTCAGGAGAATCTTGAACATGACAAGGTATGCGTTGCATCTGACAGTGAACTGCATGATCGTTTGAGAAAAATTCCTTCTTTGGGAAGTCCGGAGCTTGATGCATCTGGCCTGAGTTCACCAGCATGCCTTACAAAAGCTACTAGCAAGCCAACTAGCTCTTCAGGCACTACCAAACGACCAAAAATCTTGGGGCGCACAGGT GGAAGAAGGAATCTATCTATGGAGTCCATCAATTTTTCTAGTGAGGATGA AAGCTTCAGATCACAAAGAACGATCTTGAAAGCAAACTTGCGAAGGAG gCAAAAGGGAATGCAATCTTAG
- the LOC116261677 gene encoding rho GTPase-activating protein 7-like isoform X3 produces MVSCNEDASQMQEHCATSKTTLPFDRPQARANSVFKSGPLFISSKGIGWTSWKKRWFILTRTSLVFFRSDPSALPQKGGEVNLTLGGIDLNSSGSVIVRADKKLLTVSFPNGGDGRGFTLKAETSEDLYEWKAALESALAQAPSAHLVTGHNGIFQNDPADTIEGSLEQWRERRPVKSLVIGRPILLALEDIDGSPSFLEKALRFIEQYGIKVEGILRQAADVEEVELRVQEYEQGKIEFSPDEDAHVVADCVKHVLRELPSSPVPASCCVALLEAYRTSPDLRVDALRDVIFETFPEPNRRLLQRVLKMMHAVSCHKSVNRMSASAVAACMAPLLLRALLAGDCELEGDFDISGDGSSQLLAAAAAANHAHVIVTTLLEEYDSIFGDDSSQRGSCSPDMYTDSEISCSEESMEDHNLESADDGYHGEEDDLDPDDDYEHSGTISESSGNAGSDLYVNKDYSRSNSDADIRNGEQINITAENLMNQAEAPSQHLGVVQENLEHDKVCVASDSELHDRLRKIPSLGSPELDASGLSSPACLTKATSKPTSSSGTTKRPKILGRTGGRRNLSMESINFSSEDEILIQKLQITKNDLESKLAKEAKGNAILEASLERRKQALHERRQMLEQDVARLQEQLQKERDLRATLEAGLNMHPGNLLSDSMDPKG; encoded by the exons ATGGTATCGTGCAATGAGGACGCATCTCAG ATGCAGGAACACTGTGCGACATCTAAAACGACTTTACCGTTTGATCGTCCACAGGCACGGGCCAACAGT GTCTTCAAGAGTGGACCGCTTTTCATTTCATCCAAAG GGATAGGATGGACTTCCTGGAAGAAGCGCTGGTTTATCCTAACTCGAACATCATTAGTATTCTTTCGAAGTGACCCT AGTGCCCTGCCCCAAAAAGGTGGTGAAGTAAATTTGACCCTGGGTGGTATAGACCTTAATAGTTCGGGAAG TGTGATCGTCAGGGCTGATAAGAAACTATTGACAGTATCATTTCCTAATGGAGGTGATGGACGGGGGTTCACTCTCAAG GCAGAGACATCGGAAGATTTGTATGAGTGGAAAGCTGCACTGGAAAGTGCTTTGGCTCAAGCACCTAGTGCCCATCTTGTGACGGGTCATAATGGGATTTTTCAGAATGACCCAGCAGATACCATTGAAGGATCTTTGGAACAAT GGAGGGAAAGGCGGCCTGTGAAGTCCTTAGTTATTGGCAGACCCATATTACTTGCACTAGAAGACATTGATGGGAGTCCTTCCTTTTTGGAGAAAGCATTGAGATTCATTGAACAGTATG GAATTAAAGTAGAAGGCATATTAAGACAAGCAGCTGATGTTGAAGAGGTTGAGTTGCGTGTTCAAGAATATGAACAAG GGAAGATTGAGTTTTCTCCTGATGAAGATGCACATGTTGTGGCTGATTGTGTGAAG CATGTTCTTCGGGAGTTGCCTTCATCTCCAGTTCCTGCTTCTTGTTGTGTTGCACTGCTGGAAGCATACC GAACAAGTCCTGACTTGAGGGTTGATGCCTTACGCGATGTGATTTTTGAGACATTTCCAGAGCCTAATCGTCGGCTATTACAGAG GGTGCTCAAGATGATGCATGCTGTTTCTTGCCATAAGTCTGTGAATCGAATGTCAGCATCTGCTGTAGCAGCATGCATGGCACCTCTGCTTCTTCGTGCTCTTTTGGCAGGCGACTGTGAGCTGGAGGGTGATTTTGATATTAGTGGTGATGGTTCTTCTCAACTATTGGCTGCAGCAGCAGCTGCTAATCATGCTCATGTCATCGTGACAACATTACTGGAGGAGTATGATAGTATATTTGGA GATGATAGCTCACAGAGGGGCTCTTGTTCACCTGATATGTACACTGATTCAGAGATCAGTTGCAGTGAGGAGTCAATGGAGGATCACAACCTTGAATCTGCTGATGATGGATATCATGGTGAAGAGGATGACCTTGACCCAGATGATGATTATGAGCATAGTGGAACAATCAGCGAGAGTAGTGGAAATGCAGGCAGTGATCTCTATGTCAATAAG GACTATAGCAGATCCAACTCTGATGCTGATATCAGAAACGGTGAGCAGATAAATATAACAGCGGAGAATTTGATGAATCAAGCTGAAGCCCCATCACAGCATCTTGGTGTTGTTCAGGAGAATCTTGAACATGACAAGGTATGCGTTGCATCTGACAGTGAACTGCATGATCGTTTGAGAAAAATTCCTTCTTTGGGAAGTCCGGAGCTTGATGCATCTGGCCTGAGTTCACCAGCATGCCTTACAAAAGCTACTAGCAAGCCAACTAGCTCTTCAGGCACTACCAAACGACCAAAAATCTTGGGGCGCACAGGT GGAAGAAGGAATCTATCTATGGAGTCCATCAATTTTTCTAGTGAGGATGA GATTTTGATTCAGAAGCTTCAGATCACAAAGAACGATCTTGAAAGCAAACTTGCGAAGGAG gCAAAAGGGAATGCAATCTTAGAAGCAAGCTTGGAGAGAAGAAAGCAAGCTTTACATGAGCGTCGACAAATGCTTGAACAAGAT